One genomic window of Ignavibacteriota bacterium includes the following:
- the kynU gene encoding kynureninase — MHIPIEELDARDPLAAFRARFAFPTLDDGSLAVYLCGNSLGLQPLSVRRFIDRELDDWARHGVEGHFRAHTPWVSYHESLTTSTALLVGALPSEVVVMNSLTVNLHLLLVSFYRPTPARHKIAIEHMAFPSDRYAAASQLAFHGFDPQNGLIEIAAHDGGDIIPTSDILELIERRGDEIALLLLGGVNYYSGQFFELGLIAEAARAKGITVGFDLAHAVGNVPLALHEWGPDFAVWCSYKYLNAGPGAPGGAFVHQRHGTAADLPRFAGWWGHDKATRFAMGPDFHPIPGAEGWQLSNAPVLGMAALRASMQIFDEAGIDALRVKSAALTGALDTLLRSRPHADWDIITPADPLQRGAQLSIRVRRNGREVFNALAAQGVICDWREPDVIRVAPAPLYNSFYDVLRFAGLFHAEFHAKP; from the coding sequence ATGCACATTCCCATCGAAGAACTCGATGCGCGCGATCCACTCGCGGCGTTCCGCGCGCGTTTCGCCTTCCCGACACTCGACGACGGATCCCTTGCCGTGTACCTGTGCGGCAATTCGCTCGGACTACAGCCGCTCAGCGTGCGGCGCTTCATCGACCGCGAACTCGACGACTGGGCGCGGCACGGCGTGGAAGGGCATTTCCGCGCGCACACGCCGTGGGTGTCGTATCACGAGTCGCTGACCACGTCGACCGCGCTGCTCGTGGGCGCGCTCCCCTCGGAAGTTGTGGTGATGAACAGTCTGACCGTGAACCTGCATCTGCTTCTGGTCAGTTTCTACCGTCCCACACCCGCGCGACACAAGATCGCGATCGAACACATGGCCTTTCCGTCGGACCGGTACGCGGCCGCGTCGCAGCTCGCCTTTCACGGGTTTGATCCACAGAACGGCCTGATAGAGATCGCCGCACACGACGGCGGCGACATCATTCCCACGAGCGACATACTCGAGCTGATCGAACGGCGCGGCGACGAGATCGCCCTGCTGCTGCTTGGAGGAGTGAATTACTACAGCGGACAGTTCTTTGAACTCGGACTCATCGCCGAGGCCGCGCGCGCGAAGGGCATCACCGTCGGTTTCGACCTCGCACACGCCGTCGGCAATGTGCCGCTCGCGCTGCACGAGTGGGGTCCGGATTTTGCCGTCTGGTGTTCCTATAAATATCTCAACGCCGGCCCCGGCGCGCCCGGCGGCGCCTTTGTGCATCAGCGGCACGGTACGGCCGCGGACCTGCCGCGCTTCGCGGGTTGGTGGGGACACGACAAGGCCACACGTTTTGCGATGGGACCGGACTTCCACCCGATACCGGGCGCGGAGGGCTGGCAGCTCAGCAACGCACCGGTGCTCGGCATGGCGGCGCTGCGCGCGTCGATGCAGATATTCGACGAGGCCGGCATCGACGCGCTGCGTGTCAAAAGCGCCGCCCTCACTGGCGCGCTCGACACCCTGCTGCGTTCCCGACCGCACGCGGACTGGGACATCATCACGCCGGCGGATCCCCTTCAGCGCGGCGCGCAATTGTCGATCCGTGTGCGTCGCAACGGGCGCGAGGTGTTCAACGCGCTCGCCGCGCAGGGCGTGATCTGCGACTGGCGCGAGCCCGACGTGATACGCGTCGCGCCCGCGCCGCTGTACAACAGCTTCTACGACGTCCTGCGTTTTGCAGGCCTCTTCCACGCGGAGTTTCACGCGAAGCCGTGA